Proteins from a single region of Numenius arquata chromosome Z, bNumArq3.hap1.1, whole genome shotgun sequence:
- the TMEM167A gene encoding protein kish-A, producing the protein MNCNPPTLRHFPNGLSAIFNFQSLLTVILLLICTCAYIRSLAPSLLDKNKTGLLGIFWKCARIGERKSPYVAVCCVVMAFSILFVQ; encoded by the exons ATGAACTGCAACCCACCTACATTACGACATTTTCCAAATGGCTTG TCTGCCATCTTCAACTTTCAGAGTCTGCTGACTGTAATCTTGCTCCTCATATGTACCTGTGCCTACATCAGATCCTTGGCTCCCAGCTTACTGGACAAAAATAAAACTGG CCTGTTGGGAATATTCTGGAAATGCGCCAGgattg GTGAGCGGAAGAGCCCTTACGTGGCTGTGTGCTGTGTCGTGATGGCCTTCAGCATTCTCTTTGTACAGTAG